In the Drosophila biarmipes strain raj3 chromosome X, RU_DBia_V1.1, whole genome shotgun sequence genome, one interval contains:
- the LOC108033224 gene encoding DNL-type zinc finger protein → MNALRNIFTSRTLNYLRQNGQNAILNATQQQQAVDAVPLTADPEQPLKANRPAPLSIPRSILDACQFTAKTFDLGRTASGNQTSGSLSPTTLKRFGRMQRRMELVYRCKLCNTRNTKTISEEAYYSGVVILQCDGCAVDHLIKDNLGLFTGRDGDSSISSGISTSKNIDQVLAERHARVRVIKVNEHGELI, encoded by the coding sequence ATGAACGCATTGCGCAACATCTTCACATCGCGAACCCTCAACTATTTGCGCCAGAATGGACAGAACGCGATCCTTAACGccacccagcagcagcaggccgtGGACGCCGTGCCGCTGACCGCCGATCCCGAGCAGCCGCTGAAGGCCAACCGTCCGGCTCCGCTCTCCATACCGCGCTCCATCCTCGATGCCTGCCAGTTCACGGCCAAGACCTTCGACCTGGGACGCACTGCGTCCGGGAATCAGACGAGCGGCTCCCTGTCGCCGACGACGCTGAAGCGTTTCGGCCGCATGCAACGCCGCATGGAGCTGGTGTACCGCTGCAAGCTGTGCAACACCCGCAACACGAAGACCATCAGCGAGGAGGCCTACTACAGCGGCGTGGTGATCCTGCAGTGCGACGGCTGTGCCGTCGACCACCTCATCAAGGACAACCTGGGACTCTTCACCGGCCGCGATGGCGACAGCAGCATCAGCTCGGGCATCAGCACGAGCAAGAACATCGACCAGGTGCTGGCCGAGCGCCATGCCCGCGTCCGGGTGATCAAGGTGAACGAGCACGGCGAGCTCATCTAG
- the LOC108032998 gene encoding diphosphomevalonate decarboxylase, which translates to MISATCVAPVNIALIKYWGKRHEDLILPVNDSISMTLSTDELCAKTTVAASESFETNRMWLNGEEVPFEGSPRLQRCLKEVHRLAVASGSQKVPPSWKIHIASVNNFPTAAGLASSAAGYACLVYSLSRLYGIPLSEQLTTVARQGSGSACRSLYGGFVQWHRGARDDGSDSVAKQIAPSSHWPNMHVLILVVNDERKKTASTKGMQLAVKTSELIKYRVDKVVPERIARLREAIAQHDFQTFAEITMKDSNQFHAVALDTYPPCVYMNDVSHRIVSFVHDYNELMGGYQAAYTFDAGPNACLYVLEENVPHLLEAIQKVFPSDSFDSDTYLRGLPVPKADSSHKIDPAQRNKLDSLDINAKNAFRYIIHTKVGEGPRELSTDNSLLINGLPLE; encoded by the exons ATGATTTCGGCAACTTGTGTGGCCCCCGTGAACATAGCCCTGATAAAGTATT GGGGAAAGCGGCACGAAGATCTGATACTGCCCGTCAATGATTCCATTAGCATGACTCTAAGCACGGACGAG CTGTGCGCCAAGACAACAGTAGCAGCCTCGGAATCCTTCGAGACCAATCGGATGTGGTTGAATGGGGAAGAGGTGCCCTTCGAAGGAAGTCCCCGTCTGCAGCGCTGCCTAAAAGAAG TCCACCGACTGGCTGTGGCGAGTGGCTCCCAGAAGGTGCCCCCGTCCTGGAAGATCCACATCGCGTCGGTTAACAACTTCCCCACCGCCGCTGGTCTGGCCTCCAGTGCCGCCGGCTACGCCTGCCTGGTGTACTCCCTGTCCCGGCTGTACGGCATCCCGCTGAGCGAGCAGCTGACCACTGTGGCGCGGCAGGGCAGTGGATCGGCATGCCGCAGCTTGTACGGCGGCTTCGTCCAGTGGCACCGCGGAGCCCGCGATGATGGCAGCGACTCGGTGGCCAAGCAAATAGCTCCCTCCAGCCACTGGCCCAACATGCACGTGCTCATCCTGGTGGTCAATGATGAGCGAAAGAAGACTGCCTCCACGAAGGGCATGCAGCTGGCTGTGAAGACCTCGGAGCTAATCAAGTACCGGGTGGACAAGGTGGTTCCCGAGAGGATCGCCCGACTGAGGGAGGCCATTGCCCAGCACGACTTCCAGACATTCGCCGAGATCACTATGAAGGACTCCAACCAGTTCCATGCCGTTGCCCTGGACACGTATCCACCGTGTGTGTACATGAACGACGTGTCCCACAGGATTGTGTCTTTTGTCCACGATTACAACGAGCTAATGGGAGGCTATCAGGCTGCCTACACCTTCGATGCTGGTCCAAATGCCTGTCTGTACGTTCTGGAGGAAAATGTTCCGCACCTCCTGGAAGCGATCCAAAAGGTGTTCCCAAGCGATTCATTTGATAGCGACACTTACCTCAGAGGTCTCCCTGTTCCGAAGGCTGACAGTAGTCATAAGATTGACCCTGCTCAAAGAAACAAGCTCGATTCGTTAGATATTAATGCCAAAAATGCCTTTAGATATATAATTCACACGAAAGTTGGCGAGGGTCCAAGGGAACTGAGCACTGATAATAGTTTGCTGATAAATGGACTTCCCttggaataa
- the LOC108033153 gene encoding putative zinc finger protein 840 has product MSVLAYPRTNDEEVFRHCTKDCGVVTATEDFQYFALRCIFCSEKFLYFDSFIGHMQTVHLDDKSVANPAFASRHSFSLGEPMSLSGRNGDLTNFHEIEDLTDADTALLEPQMVIKQELQELPCSDDDVVADEDDDDEHRLRDSDGGEDDDEAILPENDVPVVSSKPRPRKKVTKQRQRDISSEALIAGDGDSSIDDYGDPDNSYMDDNSAEYMDYGGFDGGHSGFGPESDFLSYDEMVEESLLGRDREVTMHIKDRKMIQFLIHSYQRNPFLWDHGNAQFRDRVKRARFLDWIVLEFKSRFNISLAKDAITRKWDNLRTVYKRECNRMALEKTNISTLWYFKELHFLNEVYSYNDKMSDAVVKETSYRRRFSAIWNDTSTAKLLSMVKRYQCFYNRFDPDYRSKERRGEGLHQMAIELQQLIDVTTIQISKRISQLRFDYSKQKMERLNSERLGKKFIANYIYYDQMHFMDDDIPPFKCAHCPEIVQTLRELDLHMLTHQPTLGGGYYCNICSIQFHNAEEFDSHKQLHLGGLADLKFNCELCTASFREKANYDEHLRRHNEELFLPSLALNHSIMEGGDEEIAAEGEESRGSGSRRKRKGGAKASHSPEDMVDDEDPMGGGGADGGSVAKPYGCEVCRRSFATPGHLNAHRIVHQDERERCYKCDYPQCNKSFVARNSLFEHLKQHYSNEEFKCDICGKTFKSTKNLQNHKQIHDKVKRYVCQICGSAFAQAAGLYLHKRRHNRPNGAVGAVGRSGRSTL; this is encoded by the exons ATGAGTGTCCTGGCGTATCCACGAACCAACGACGAGGAGGTTTTCCGTCACTGCACCAAGGACTGTGGCGTGGTGACGGCCACCGAGGACTTCCAGTACTTCGCCCTGCGATGCATCTTCTGCAGCGAGAAGTTCCTCTACTTCGACTCCTTCATCGGCCACATGCAGACGGTCCACCTGGACGACAAGTCCGTGGCGAATCCCGCCTTCGCCTCCCGTCACTCCTTCAGTCTCGGCGAACCCATGTCCCTGTCCGGTCGCAACGGCGACCTGACCAACTTCCACGAGATCGAAGACTTGACGGACGCGGACACGGCGCTGCTGGAGCCGCAGATGGTCATCAAGCAGGAGCTGCAAGAGCTGCCCTGCAGCGACGACGATGTGGTCGCcgacgaggacgacgatgatgagCACCGTCTGCGCGATTCCGATGGCGgcgaggacgacgacgaggccATACTGCCCGAGAACGATGTACCGGTAGTCAGTTCCAAGCCGCGACCGCGCAAAAAGGTGACCAAGCAGCGCCAGAGGGACATCTCCAGCGAGGCACTCATCGCCGGCGACGGCGACTCCTCCATAGACGACTACGGCGATCCGGACAACAGCTACATGGACGACAATTCCGCGGAGTACATGGACTACGGCGGCTTCGATGGTGGCCACAGCGGCTTCGGGCCCGAGTCGGACTTTCTCAGCTACGACGAGATGGTGGAGGAGTCTCTGCTGGGA CGCGACCGGGAGGTTACGATGCACATCAAGGACCGTAAGATGATCCAGTTCCTCATCCACTCGTATCAGCGCAACCCCTTTCTGTGGGACCACGGCAACGCGCAGTTCCGGGATCGCGTGAAACGCGCCCGCTTCCTCGACTGGATTGTGCTGGAGTTCAAGAGCCGCTTCAACATCTCGCTGGCCAAGGACGCCATCACCCGCAAGTGGGACAACCTGCGCACGGTGTACAAGCGGGAGTGCAATCGCATGGCGCTGGAGAAGACCAACATCAGTACGCTGTGGTACTTCAAGGAGCTGCACTTCCTCAACGAGGTGTACAGCTACAACGACAAGATGTCCGATGCGGTCGTAAAG GAAACCTCCTATCGCCGCCGCTTCTCGGCCATTTGGAACGACACCTCCACGGCCAAGCTGCTGAGCATGGTGAAGCGGTACCAGTGCTTCTACAATCGCTTCGATCCCGACTACCGCAGCAAGGAGCGGCGCGGCGAGGGACTGCACCAGATGGCCATcgagctgcagcagctgatCGACGTGACCACCATCCAGATCTCGAAGCGCATCTCCCAGCTGCGCTTCGACTACTCCAAGCAAAAGATGGAGCGCCTCAACAGCGAGCGCCTGGGCAAGAAGTTCATCGCCAACTACATCTACTACGATCAGATGCACTTCATGGACGACGACATACCGCCGTTCAAGTGCGCTCACTGTCCGGAGATCGTGCAAACGCTCAGGGAACTGGACCTCCACATGCTCACCCACCAGCCCACCTTGGGCGGCGGCTACTACTGCAACATCTGCAGCATTCAGTTCCACAACGCCGAGGAGTTCGACAGCCACAAGCAGCTGCACTTGGGCGGCCTGGCCGACCTGAAGTTCAACTGCGAGCTGTGCACGGCCAGCTTCCGGGAGAAGGCCAACTACGACGAGCACCTGCGGCGGCACAACGAGGAGCTGTTCCTGCCCTCGCTGGCGCTCAATCACAGCATCATGGAGGGCGGCGATGAGGAGATCGCAGCCGAGGGCGAGGAGtccaggggcagcggcagccgaCGAAAAAGGAAAGGTGGTGCGAAGGCCTCGCATTCACCCGAAGACATGGTCGACGACGAGGATCCGAtgggcggaggaggagcagaCGGTGGCAGCGTTGCCAAGCCCTATGGGTGCGAGGTGTGCCGCCGCAGCTTCGCCACGCCGGGCCACCTGAACGCCCACCGCATTGTCCACCAGGACGAGCGGGAGCGGTGCTACAAGTGCGACTATCCCCAGTGCAATAAATCGTTTGTGGCGCGCAACAGCCTGTTCGAGCACCTGAAGCAGCACTACAGCAACGAGGAGTTCAAGTGCGACATCTGCGGCAAGACGTTCAAGTCGACCAAGAATCTGCAGAACCACAAGCAGATCCACGACAAGGTCAAGCGCTACGTGTGCCAGATCTGCGGGTCGGCGTTCGCCCAGGCGGCCGGCCTCTATCTGCACAAGCGTCGCCACAATCGGCCCAACGGAGCCGTCGGCGCTGTGGGGCGATCGGGCCGCAGCACTCTGTGA
- the LOC108033190 gene encoding T-complex protein 1 subunit zeta has product MASISLLNPKAEFARAAQALAINISAAKGLQDVMRTNLGPKGTVKMLVSGAGDIKITKDGNVLLHEMQIQHPTASMIARASTAQDDSTGDGTTTTVMLIGELLKQADIYLSEGLHPRIMTEGFEKARDKALEVLEKVKVPVEINKKSLVEVANTSLKTKVHPSLADLLTDVCVDAVLTIASADKTKPVDLHMVELMEMQHKTDTDTQLVRGLVLDHGARHPDMPKRLENAYILTANVSLEYEKAEVNSGFFYKTAEEREAFVRAERDFIDQRVKKVIELKRSVCDGTEKSFVLINQKGIDPISLDALAKEGILALRRAKRRNMERLALACGGTAMNSFDDLQEEHLGYAGVVYEHVLGENKYTFVEDCKNPLSVTILIKGPNKHTITQIKDAIRDGLRAINNTIADKALVPGAGAFEVRAYNELVAFKDTIKGKSRLAVQAFADALLVIPKTLAVNSGYDAQDTIVKLTVEDRLSPELVGLDLASGEPMKPVDLGVYDNYIVKKQILNSCSIIASNLLLVDEVMRAGMTSLKG; this is encoded by the exons ATGGCTTCCATTAGCTTGCTGAACCCCAAGGCCGAGTTCGCCCGCGCCGCCCAGGCCCTGGCCATCAACATCAGCGCCGCCAAGGGACTGCAGGATGTGATGCGCACCAACTTGGGACCCAAGGGCACCGTGAAGAT GTTGGTCTCCGGCGCCGGCGACATCAAGATCACCAAGGACGGCAACGTGCTGCTCCACGAGATGCAGATCCAGCATCCCACCGCCTCCATGATTGCCAGGGCCAGCACCGCCCAGGACGACTCCACCGGCGATGGCACCACCACCACGGTGATGCTCATCGGCGAGCTGCTGAAGCAGGCCGACATCTATCTGTCCGAGGGTCTGCACCCGCGCATCATGACCGAGGGCTTCGAGAAGGCCCGCGACAAGGCTCTGGAGGTGCTCGAGAAGGTCAAGGTGCCCGTGGAGATCAACAAGAAGAGTCTGGTGGAGGTGGCCAACACCAGCCTGAAGACCAAGGTGCACCCCTCCCTGGCCGATCTGCTCACCGATGTCTGTGTGGACGCCGTGCTGACCATTGCCAGTGCCGACAAGACCAAGCCCGTGGACCTGCACATGGTGGAGCTGATGGAGATGCAGCACAAGACCGACACCGATACGCAGCTGGTGCGTGGCCTGGTCCTGGACCACGGTGCCCGCCACCCCGACATGCCCAAGCGCCTGGAGAACGCCTACATCTTGACGGCCAACGTCTCGCTGGagtacgagaaggccgaggtCAACTCCGGCTTCTTCTACAAGACCGCCGAGGAGCGTGAGGCCTTTGTGCGCGCCGAGCGTGACTTCATCGACCAGCGTGTGAAGAAGGTGATCGAGCTGAAGCGCTCCGTGTGCGACGGCACCGAGAAGAGCTTCGTTCTGATCAACCAGAAGGGCATCGACCCCATTTCCCTGGACGCCCTGGCCAAGGAGGGCATCCTGGCCCTGCGCCGCGCCAAGCGCCGTAACATGGAGCGTCTGGCGCTGGCCTGCGGCGGCACCGCCATGAACTCCTTCGACGACCTGCAGGAGGAGCACTTGGGCTACGCCGGCGTGGTCTACGAGCACGTGCTGGGCGAGAACAAGTACACCTTTGTGGAGGACTGCAAGAACCCGCTGTCGGTCACTATCCTGATCAAGGGTCCCAACAAGCACACCATCACCCAGATCAAGGACGCCATCAGGGACGGTCTGCGTGCCATCAACAACACCATTGCCGACAAGGCCCTGGTGCCCGGAGCCGGTGCATTCGAGGTGCGCGCCTACAACGAGCTGGTCGCCTTCAAGGACACCATCAAGGGCAAGTCCCGCCTGGCGGTGCAGGCGTTCGCCGACGCCCTGCTGGTCATCCCCAAGACGCTGGCCGTAAACAGCGGCTACGATGCCCAGGACACCATCGTCAAGCTGACTGTGGAGGATCGCCTGAGCCCCGAGCTGGTCGGCCTCGACCTGGCCTCCGGCGAGCCCATGAAGCCCGTCGATCTGGGCGTGTACGACAACTACATCGTGAAGAAGCAGATCCTCAACTCCTGCTCGATCATCGCCAGCAACCTGCTCCTTGTCGACGAGGTGATGCGTGCGGGCATGACAAGCCTCAAGGGCTAG